A section of the Castanea sativa cultivar Marrone di Chiusa Pesio chromosome 12, ASM4071231v1 genome encodes:
- the LOC142621350 gene encoding cyclic nucleotide-gated ion channel 1-like isoform X1: MSSNRGSSPQQNGERMNGEPDIEDSGNTNGLKGRTKTIILGHVWNYVFLFSCVIAAIVDPLFFYIPVINDSKRCLLLEKELWTAVFVFRMVTDVIYLVHIALRSWKDFKMCVKTRSNIFCSNTNVCASVRRCFAFLIDVFVVLPIPQVVFPFIFKEMRSTRPSEIIKSLNTLVLFQYVPRIRQIYLSWKNLPRNAGKLDGWIKALFNFFLFILASHVIGAFWYFFSIQRETACWHSVCGNLSECGNSFSCANPDSSVNSTFLDDRCPIHTPNPTKFDFGIFLEALQSGIVQSSNLPQKFFYCFWWGLRNLSSFGQGLQTSSYLWESCFSIFISILGLLLFLYFLENLKTYIRLAIESSDQNGKTSKEEHKKRKRKEKKKLKEEREGKNGSGKSIWKVGKRLLCFKPGLRCKKEKSSQSKGTSDGDESLSSSSAI, from the exons ATGAGTAGTAACCGGGGGAGTAGTCCGCAACAGAATGGTGAAAG AATGAATGGGGAACCTGATATTGAAGACTCAGGGAACACGAATGGACTAAAAGGAAGAACTAAAACGATAATTCTTGGCCATGTATGGAATTATGTCTTCCTATTCTCTTGTGTGATTGCAGCAATTGTGGATCCTCTATTCTTTTACATCCCTGTGATCAATGATAGTAAAAGGTGCCTTTTGTTGGAAAAAGAGTTGTGGACCGCCGTTTTTGTTTTTCGGATGGTCACCGATGTCATTTACCTTGTTCATATTGCTTTGCGGTCGTGGAAGGACTTCAAGATGTGTGTAAAAACTAGgtcaaatattttttgttctaatACTAACGTTTGTGCAAGTGTTCGCAGATGCTTCGCCTTCCTAATCGACGTTTTTGTTGTTCTTCCCATCCCACAG GTGGTATTTCCATTCATTTTTAAAGAAATGAGAAGCACGAGACCGTCAGAAATAATAAAGTCACTGAACACCCTTGTTCTCTTTCAATATGTGCCTAGAATTCGTCAGATCTACCTATCCTGGAAGAACCTTCCGAGAAATGCTGGCAAACTTGATGGATGGATTAAAGCTTTATTCAATTTCTTTCTGTTCATCCTTGCCAGTCAC GTAATCGGAGCCTTTTGGTACTTTTTTTCTATTCAACGAGAGACAGCTTGCTGGCACTCGGTCTGTGGAAATCTAAGTGAATGTGGAAATTCTTTTAGTTGTGCTAACCCTGACAGTTCAGTAAATTCCACATTCCTGGATGATCGTTGCCCAATACATACaccaaatccaacaaaatttgattttggaatATTTCTTGAAGCCCTTCAGTCTGGTATTGTGCAATCCTCAAATCTTCCACAAAAATTCTTTTACTGTTTCTGGTGGGGACTACGAAATCTAAG TTCTTTTGGTCAAGGTCTTCAAACAAGCAGCTATCTCTGGGAAAGttgcttttcaatttttatctcTATCTTGGGCTTGCtgctatttttatatttccttgaaaatttgAAG ACTTATATACGGTTGGCAATTGAAAGCTCAGACCAGAACGGCAAGACATCCAAGGAGGAAcataaaaaaaggaagaggaaagagaagaaaaaattgaaagaggaaagagaaggaaaaaatggAAGTGGAAAGAGCATTTGGAAAGTGGGGAAGCGGCTTCTATGTTTCAAACCAGGCTTGCGCTGCAAGAAAGAAAAGTCTTCCCAGTCTAAAGGTACAAGCGATGGGGACGAGAGTTTATCGAGTTCATCAGCTATATAA
- the LOC142621350 gene encoding cyclic nucleotide-gated ion channel 1-like isoform X2, with amino-acid sequence MSSNRGSSPQQNGERMNGEPDIEDSGNTNGLKGRTKTIILGHVWNYVFLFSCVIAAIVDPLFFYIPVINDSKRCLLLEKELWTAVFVFRMVTDVIYLVHIALRSWKDFKMCVKTRSNIFCSNTNVCASVRRCFAFLIDVFVVLPIPQVVFPFIFKEMRSTRPSEIIKSLNTLVLFQYVPRIRQIYLSWKNLPRNAGKLDGWIKALFNFFLFILASHVIGAFWYFFSIQRETACWHSVCGNLSECGNSFSCANPDSSVNSTFLDDRCPIHTPNPTKFDFGIFLEALQSGIVQSSNLPQKFFYCFWWGLRNLRFVEEFQHFIYLPILLVKVFKQAAISGKVAFQFLSLSWACCYFYISLKI; translated from the exons ATGAGTAGTAACCGGGGGAGTAGTCCGCAACAGAATGGTGAAAG AATGAATGGGGAACCTGATATTGAAGACTCAGGGAACACGAATGGACTAAAAGGAAGAACTAAAACGATAATTCTTGGCCATGTATGGAATTATGTCTTCCTATTCTCTTGTGTGATTGCAGCAATTGTGGATCCTCTATTCTTTTACATCCCTGTGATCAATGATAGTAAAAGGTGCCTTTTGTTGGAAAAAGAGTTGTGGACCGCCGTTTTTGTTTTTCGGATGGTCACCGATGTCATTTACCTTGTTCATATTGCTTTGCGGTCGTGGAAGGACTTCAAGATGTGTGTAAAAACTAGgtcaaatattttttgttctaatACTAACGTTTGTGCAAGTGTTCGCAGATGCTTCGCCTTCCTAATCGACGTTTTTGTTGTTCTTCCCATCCCACAG GTGGTATTTCCATTCATTTTTAAAGAAATGAGAAGCACGAGACCGTCAGAAATAATAAAGTCACTGAACACCCTTGTTCTCTTTCAATATGTGCCTAGAATTCGTCAGATCTACCTATCCTGGAAGAACCTTCCGAGAAATGCTGGCAAACTTGATGGATGGATTAAAGCTTTATTCAATTTCTTTCTGTTCATCCTTGCCAGTCAC GTAATCGGAGCCTTTTGGTACTTTTTTTCTATTCAACGAGAGACAGCTTGCTGGCACTCGGTCTGTGGAAATCTAAGTGAATGTGGAAATTCTTTTAGTTGTGCTAACCCTGACAGTTCAGTAAATTCCACATTCCTGGATGATCGTTGCCCAATACATACaccaaatccaacaaaatttgattttggaatATTTCTTGAAGCCCTTCAGTCTGGTATTGTGCAATCCTCAAATCTTCCACAAAAATTCTTTTACTGTTTCTGGTGGGGACTACGAAATCTAAG GTTCGTGGAAGAATTTCAACACTTCATATATCTCCCAA TTCTTTTGGTCAAGGTCTTCAAACAAGCAGCTATCTCTGGGAAAGttgcttttcaatttttatctcTATCTTGGGCTTGCtgctatttttatatttccttgaaaatttgA
- the LOC142621142 gene encoding cyclic nucleotide-gated ion channel 1-like, which yields MSNQENPQENGEIMNRETEIEGPGNINGPVHEAAKLQHSNNDNHEGERRTKRIILRHVWNYLFLFSCVIAAIVDPLFFYIPVINDSERCLLLEKKLWIAVFVFRIVTDVIYLVHIALRSWMVFKICVKTRSNICCSNTNACASVRRCFSFLIDIFVVLPIPQVVFPFIFKEMRSTRPSEIIKSLNTLVLFQYVPRIRQIYLSWKNLPRNAGKLDGWIKALFNFFLFILASHVIGAFWYFFSIEREIACWHLVCGNQNGCGRNSFSCANSSGNYTSLDASCPINAPNTTLFDFGIFLGALQSGIVQSSNLPQKFFFCFWWGLRNLSSFGQGLQTSNYLWESCFAIFISIFGLLLFLYFLENLKTYMRLATKSSEEDRKKAEKERRKEKQEEEKKKLADQRQNKQKKAKDDIQVWIQKNEFCDDIKNRINEIVDEVLEEDINVNAENLFVVLPAKLKNDIKSHLCLDILRNVPALRERMNEPELKMICDCLKPVSYEECIYIVREGEPLDRAYFITRGTAWTYNTTRTNGEATTSSSQSKWLEKGGFFGEELIEWGLDLGQQASSDIFNLPLSSKIFKSHTKVEAYALMANDLKNIVSQINDAASKLHAALGHNKEN from the exons ATGAGTAACCAGGAGAATCCGCAAGAGAACGGTGAAAT TATGAATAGGGAAACTGAGATTGAAGGCCCAGGGAATATTAACGGACCAGTACATGAAGCTGCTAAATTGCAACATTCCAATAATGATAATCATGAGGGTGAAAGAAGAACTAAAAGGATAATTCTTAGACATGTATGGAATTATCTCTTCCTATTCTCGTGTGTGATTGCAGCAATTGTGGATCCTCTATTCTTTTACATCCCTGTGATCAATGATAGTGAGAGGTGCCTTTTGTTGGAAAAAAAGTTGTGGATCGCCGTTTTTGTTTTTCGGATAGTCACCGATGTCATTTACCTAGTTCATATTGCTTTGCGGTCGTGGATGGTCTTCAAGATCTGTGTAAAAACTAGGTCAAATATTTGTTGTTCTAATACTAACGCTTGTGCAAGTGTTCGGAGATGCTTCTCCTTCCTCATCGACATTTTTGTTGTTCTTCCCATCCCACAG GTGGTATTTCCATTCATTTTTAAAGAAATGAGAAGCACGAGACCTTCAGAAATAATAAAGTCACTGAACACCCTTGTTCTCTTTCAATATGTGCCTAGAATTCGTCAGATCTACCTATCCTGGAAGAACCTTCCGAGAAATGCTGGCAAACTTGATGGATGGATTAAAGCTTTATTCAATTTCTTTCTGTTCATCCTTGCCagtcat GTAATTGGAGCCTTTTGGTACTTTTTCTCTATTGAACGAGAGATAGCTTGCTGGCACTTGGTCTGTGGAAATCAAAATGGATGCGGCCGAAATTCTTTTAGTTGTGCTAATAGTTCGGGAAACTACACATCCCTAGATGCTTCTTGCCCCATAAATGCACCAAATACAACACTATTTGACTTTGGAATATTTCTTGGAGCCCTCCAATCTGGTATTGTGCAATCCTCAAATCTTCCACAAAAGTTCTTTTTCTGTTTCTGGTGGGGACTACGAAATCTAAG TTCTTTTGGTCAAGGCCTCCAAACAAGTAACTACCTCTGGGAAAGTTGCTTTgcaattttcatttcaatcttcGGGTTGCTGCTATTTTTGTATTTCCTCGAAAATCTGAAG ACTTATATGCGGTTGGCAACTAAAAGCTCAGAAGAGGACCGCAAGAAAGCTGAGAAGGAACGCAGAAAAGAGAAACaggaagaggagaagaaaaaattggCAGATCAAAGacagaataaacaaaaaaaagcaaaagatgATATACAAGTATGGATCCAAAAAAACGAGTTCTGTGACGACATAAAGAACAGAATTAATGAAATCGTTGatgaagtattggaagaagacATAAATGTCAATGCGGAGAACCTGTTCGTCGTTCTTCCTGCAAAACTTAAAAACGATATCAAGAGCCATCTCTGCCTGGATATTCTAAGGAAT GTGCCAGCGCTTCGTGAAAGGATGAACGAGCCAGAGTTGAAAATGATATGCGACTGTCTGAAGCCAGTTTCCTACGAAGAGTGCATCTACATTGTTCGTGAGGGAGAACCACTTGATAGGGCGTACTTCATCACGCGAGGCACTGCATGGACCTACAATACAACTCGTACTAATGGAGAAGCAACTACTAGCTCCTCACAATCTAAATGGCTTGAAAAGGGTGGCTTCTTTGGAGAAGAACTTATAGAATGGGGATTGGATTTGGGACAACAGGCCTCGTCTGACATATTCAATCTCCCACTTTCTTCAAAAATCTTTAAATCCCATACAAAAGTTGAAGCCTATGCTCTAATGGCCAATGACTTGAAGAATATAGTCTCTCAAATTAATGATGCAGCTTCTAAGTTACATGCAGCCTTGGGCCAcaataaagaaaattag
- the LOC142620018 gene encoding cyclic nucleotide-gated ion channel 1-like, which translates to MSQLVHRRENGRQRSHEIIELGEYSRNGVEAEGQHSIKNGADSGEGRTPPLPRTILDPQGPFFHLWNKILLVSCVIAVSVDPLFFYIPVINDAKRCLMLEKKLRIVVLVLRTVTDVIYIVHIILQLRTAFIDKVVEEGAEITNRYSWKHFIIDILVILPIPQVVLLQIIYSEMRSTRSSDSIRWLNALVLFQYVPRVRQIYISWKELTKSKGKFVGWVKAAFIFFLYILSSHVIGAFWYFFSIERETVCWHKACENQIGCGRGSFSCTHSGNYTFLDDLCPINAPNSTLFDFGIFLEALQSGVVQSSNLPTKFFFCFWWGLRNLSSFGQYLQTSNYPWESCFAIFISLFGLLLFLCFLENLKNYIQSATESSDEDRKTSEEKRLENLRKSRQRIARGEIQVWAEKYMFPDEKKQEIMNIFDENWKEDIHVNVENLFLILPPELKSYIKHHLCFHMLEKVPVLENMEERLLHTICESLKPVSYKEYTYIVREGEPIDTTYFITRGIAWTYTTRNNNGEATGSSHAECLEKGHFFGEELIQWGLGEASLSNLFKLPLSSKVVKSHTKVEAFALMADDLRNIVSRTKFHVSEEELETKVASMFQAALRSKKEKSSQSGTSGGDEKLPSSSGT; encoded by the exons ATGAGTCAGCTAGTGCATCGGCGAGAGAATGGCCGTCAaag GAGTCATGAAATTATTGAGCTCGGAGAATACTCGAGGAATGGAGTTGAAGCTGAGGGGCAACACTCCATTAAAAATGGAGCAGATTCAGGGGAAGGAAGAACACCGCCATTGCCAAGGACAATTCTTGACCCCCAGGGTCCGTTCTTTCACCTATGGAATAAAATACTCCTGGTGTCGTGTGTGATTGCAGTATCGGTGGACCCTTTATTCTTTTACATCCCTGTGATCAATGATGCTAAGAGGTGCCTTATGTTGGAGAAAAAGTTGAGGATCGTAGTCTTAGTTTTGCGGACAGTCACTGATGTCatttacatagtgcatattATTTTGCAACTTCGGACTGCATTCATAGACAAGGTAGTCGAGGAAGGTGCAGAAATTACTAATCGATATTCTTGGAAACACTTCATAATCGATATTCTTGTCATTCTTCCCATTCCACAG GTAGTACTTCttcaaataatttattctgAAATGAGAAGCACCAGATCTTCAGATTCTATAAGGTGGCTGAACGCTCTCGTTCTCTTCCAATATGTGCCAAGAGTTCGTCAGATCTACATATCCTGGAAGGAACTTACGAAAAGTAAAGGCAAATTTGTTGGATGGGTTAAAGCTGCGTTCATTTTCTTTCTGTACATCCTTTCCagtcat GTAATTGGAGCCTTTTGGTACTTTTTCTCTATTGAACGAGAGACAGTTTGCTGGCACAAAGCCTGTGAAAATCAAATTGGATGTGGCCGAGGTTCTTTTAGTTGTACTCACTCGGGAAATTACACATTTCTTGATGATCTTTGCCCTATAAATGCACCAAATTCAACGCTATTTGATTTTGGAATATTTCTTGAAGCCCTTCAATCTGGTGTTGTGCAGTCCTCAAATCTTCcaacaaaattctttttctgTTTCTGGTGGGGACTACGAAATCTAAG TTCTTTTGGTCAATACCTCCAAACAAGCAACTATCCCTGGGAAAGCTgctttgcaatttttatttctctcttcgGCTTGCtgttatttttatgtttccttgaaaatttgaag AATTATATACAGTCTGCAACTGAAAGCTCAGACGAGGATCGTAAGACATCAGAGGAGAAAAGATTGGAAAATCTAAGAAAGAGTAGACAAAGAATAGCAAGAGGAGAAATACAAGTATGGGCTGAAAAATACATGTTCCCTGATgaaaaaaagcaagaaattaTGAATATCTTTGATGAAAATTGGAAAGAAGACATACATGTTAATGTGGAGAATCTTTTCCTCATTCTTCCTCCAGAACTGAAAAGTTATATAAAGCACCATCTCTGCTTTCATATGCTAGAGAAA GTGCCAGTGCTTGAAAATATGGAGGAACGATTGTTGCATACGATATGCGAGTCTCTGAAACCAGTCTCCTACAAGGAATACACCTACATTGTTCGAGAGGGAGAGCCAATTGATACTACTTACTTCATTACACGAGGCATTGCATGGACCTACACAACCCGTAATAATAATGGTGAAGCAACTGGCTCCTCACACGCTGAGTGTCTTGAAAAGGGTCACTTCTTTGGAGAAGAACTTATACAATGGGGATTGGGAGAGGCCTCTTTGTCTAACCTATTCAAACTCCCACTTTCTTCGAAAGTAGTTAAATCCCATACAAAAGTTGAAGCCTTTGCTCTAATGGCCGATGACTTGAGGAATATAGTCTCTAGAACAAAATTTCATGTTAGTGAAGAGGAATTGGAAACTAAGGTAGCTTCTATGTTTCAAGCAGCCTTGCGCAGCAAGAAAGAAAAGTCTTCCCAATCTGGTACAAGCGGCGGGGATGAGAAGTTACCAAGTTCATCAGGTACATAA